Genomic DNA from Dysidea avara chromosome 10, odDysAvar1.4, whole genome shotgun sequence:
AACCTGTGTGTGGTATAAGGTAGTTCAGATGTAAAGTTGTATAATTTCTGCTGCTTCCATTTAGGCCAGAGTCATATCAGGAAGACTACAACACATCTAGAGCTATTTCTAATGGTACACTGATATTACACAACTGAAAATCATGTTATAACTTTTGTTTTCAGAAACTGCTCGTTCTGAGCTCTTCACCAACCTTGCATCAGCTGCAGAGTCAGGCTGGGACTTCTCGTCTCGTTGGCTTGACACTGAAGGCCCTATGGCTGATCAATTGGCATCTATTAGAACCACTTCAGTTGTGCCAGTCGAATTGAATGCTATCTTGTGCCAGAATGAGGCGACCCTTGCCTGGTTCAATAATATCACTGGTAAGTGGACTGGAGTCTAACTGTATGTAAAATAAAGATTCTATTGTCCTGATTTCATGTCTGTATGTACACTACCACAAAAAGGAaatgtcctggttatcaaggtgtaATGTTCTTCCATGTTTTCTACATATTTTTAGTGGGTGGGGCTGACAATGGGAGGGACTGTGAATGTTGATGTTTTGTGATTGCTGCAGGAAATTACACTGGAGCTTATTATTATAATGAAGCGCGCCAAGAACGAGAGGAGATTTTTGATGAGATGTTCTGGAATGAGACCACCGGTACTTGGCGGGATATTGACATCACAACGGGTCAACACTTGGATGGGTTCTATTTGTCATCAGTTGCCCCATTAGTGTGGGGGTGTGGCCCTAGCAACACCAGCAGACAACTGAGCACCCTTAGATACTTAAAGGTTAGTTTATTGTAGTAATGAGAAAGTTGACCAATTTTTACTTTCAGGATGCAGGATTCTTGGATTATCCTGGGGGGATTCCCACATCTACAGTAGacagtggacagcagtgggACTTCCCCAATGCATGGCCCCCTCTTCAATGGATGTTTATTTATGGACTATCACAGGGATCACATGAGAGTCTCAAAATGGCTGCCAAAGAGGCAGCCCAAAAGTGGGTGAATGCCAATTGGATTGGCTGGAAGGTCAACAACACAATGTATGAAAaggtaacacacacacacacacaaattattgCAAtggatggttttgttgtagtatGACTGTGAAGTACCTGGTGCTCCTGGGAGAGGCGGAGAATACATTGTTCAGGTATGATCATTACTGGTAACTCCAAACTAAGGGGACAATATGGAGAACACTTGGGTCCTAACAAGTCTGGACTCCCTTCAGTAGTAAAACCACTTTATGTCTTTATCATATAAAATGGACTGGTACCTAAGTGTATATTGTTTAGAGGCCTTCCTGTATGTAGTTTTCAAATCTGCAATCACTCATTTTATAGTCTCTGAGTTTGAATCTCGAGAGGTATTATGTATTCAATGTGTTTATAACATTGCTAATCTTATAGAGTGGTTTTGGCTGGACCAATGGAGTAATTCTCGACTTGTTGTCTCTCTATGGTTCATCATTGACTGCCCCTCCATTAAACCTCACCACAACTCCTGTCCCCACCACGGCAGGTAACCATGACAATGACAGCAACAGTGCTGCATGGGTGGCCCCCATTGCTATCCTAATTCCCTTAATGTTACTGAGTGTGGTGTGTGTTATTTGGGGTCGCTGGGTGTACAAGAGAGGCAAGAAGCGTTACTGGCAACGAGTACAAAATGAGCACCTTATGGCATACGGCGCCACGGAGGATAGCGGCGGAGTTGGACAGGGACGAAGCTACAGCATTGGTGAGCTCTATGAGAATAAGTACTTTGAGTCTGAATATGAGGGGGCTAACAAAAGTTATACTACTAAAGGTGACGAAGATGAAGACAGTAAGAGTGTGTCCAAGGAGAACTCACTTGTGCGTCATGATGAGACAGACAGTAGCACCAATAATGGAACATCTACCATATCAGCTATGACAGTGACAACAGTGCTCCAACTAGAAGATAGTGGAATCTTAAGCAACGGAACGTGTACAGATAATAACAGTGACAGCAACAAAGCTGAGACACCTCAAGAAGAAGCAAATGGTAACATCATTACAACTGATGGTGATGAACAAAGCAGCCAACCAAAAGAGGAGACTTTATCGTTAACAAAAGAAGCCGACAGTCCACAAACACATGAACCATCACCTGAGAAAATATTAGTGACTGATGTCTAGTTACTTATAATGTATGGTGCTTTGTATCATATCCAAACTACATGTTATACATCTCATTTTTATGTTTTAGACTAGTCCATAAATCTGAACCCAGTTAATGTTATTTTGAGGGTGTTAACAACCTTTGTTCTGTAAAAGATTTGCACAAGAAAGGGAGTACCCTCATTCTATGGTGGATTCAACATGGGAAGGTGTTAAGCTTGGTAAGACATCCTCCCAACCCCACAGCCAGCTTAACCATGTAGAATTTTGAGATActctatagagcagtcagtaacagTAATACCAGGTGTTTGCTATTATACTATGCCTTTAAATTTCTCAAGACCAACAATTAAACATCTCATTATAAAAAGTATCACTTTAGCCAGAAAAGTTTTCTTCCTGACTACTTGCATCTTGGCCCTTCCTTTATTACACGTTTTGAAACTCAGTTTTAGCCAGTTTTCATGGTGCAGTCACAATTTAAGCAGCTGTGCTATTCTGTGAAACCTGCTCCCTAGTTGGTCATGTTTGGTGAGTTTCCTGGTCTGGTGGCCATGGTTACATAAGGCAGTTCCCTTCGTACATGACATCATCACAGCAGGTCTTGTTGACAATTTGATTGGTTAAATCTATAATCATTGAAATGTAAAAATAACTATAGAAGGAGTTGGTCAATGCATATGTTGTTATGATGATGTATTACTATTGGTACTTGAGTTCAGACTACTAAAACTATTGTTTGGTGAAACTGGTGGTGGTGTCTCTAGGCAACTTCGTTTACTGCTACTTGTGGTACTGTCGTCTTCTGAACTGGGACGCTTGCGTAGCTGTATACAAAAAGTcatatcaaatggtacagtgAAACCAAAACAAATAGGATCATCTTTGGGACCAAAAATATGAAGTATGATGTTTGGGACCTGTTCAATGAAATGGTCTTGAAAGTCATGAGgtataccttagctatatttgggacctatcCCCCTGTACATACTTAACATGACCACTATAACGAGGAGGTAGCCACTGTACAAAGACAACATACTGGTAAGGCTGGTGGAGGCATGTCACTGGGTAGATTTTTCACTTCTTCATCCATCAATTTCTGAACTTTCTGCTTCATTTCATCATCTTGTAGCCACTTGTGTCTCATTGCTTCCTCCATTGTGATGCGCTCCTTTGGGTCTAGTGTCAGCAACCGCTGAATCAGGTCCTTTGCTATAGATGTAAATTATTCATCATATagtgcagtagtactgtatagtagggatcatgaaggtttgggcatTCTGACAGCTACCCTCCATCACAGCTTGGCATGTATTCATAATCAAACCCAAATGTGCAACCCGCCAAATACTtctaacaagtttctatggattTTATCTAActggattttctactgactgactaactgactgatgccttcagccaagacATCTCTATAGCTAAGGCAATagacttgatttctttactgtctgacattgctttggccaaagacgtgccttttcaccaactgtagGAGCTACAGGGCATGCATCATGGACCCTCCTTTGCATTCTCCACTACTGGGAGTTTTGTGTTGATTTGCAAGTAGCACATTATGGCTTCTACTATATCATGAGAATTGTCCATAATTCTTGTAGTGAGTCACTttacgtatatgttaaagcatagccgcgagtactatatgaaaaataaagtacgaggcgcgcagccgagtactttatttttcatatagcacgagcaaggctatgctttaaatgatttatggaactttccaGTCATGTagtttcaccatacactaggactcgtaattaacaaacgttgcacaaactattagcagcctgaatgcacaaactagtttaacaaagtaactcacgtgtatttcaccatagtttggcatagtaaaccttcattgcgtcttttggcaggttttgctcgcaacccacaatcgattctattgtgagtcacatggtgaagtatttccgtgatatctccaggacttgtccgtttacattaacaaacgtaacagcaacgttaccttctcccacccatcattgaagcatttaggtatgtctataaaagcaatatagtggtggaactcgtattggctggggtgattgatcactcagtgcggtaaggctatcagccttcaccggcttgggtgattagtcgtactggcgcaagcccgtaggctattagcctacactaaggcacgtgggcaactgtgctttattgcccacaaagagtgctttattgaacgaataaagcactctttgtggtcgatgaagcagttggccggctgagagtgtactttatgaaatttaaagtacactttttcctttgatctcgcccacgcaaagttctataaactaTATAACAAGTGGAGCATAGCTgataatgaagtgtaatggccacataacttttcagtaattgttactcgggggggggggggcagtcAGGAAGTTCTCTTACCTTTCTTACTGGTTCACCAGTATTGTACTAGAGAAAAGTAAAATAagccatacataat
This window encodes:
- the LOC136269196 gene encoding trehalase-like isoform X1, which encodes MPLKFDPSTVLDNFSRLPTPPTDEQLRQFVAGNFNSTPDLVNWQPPDWVERPAFVDSIRDEQLRQWALNLTAIWPKLGRQLSPDVHANPQRHSLLPVPNPFIVAGGRFSEFYYWDSYWIVRGLLLCEMYDTARGMIENMATLIDQYGLVPNGGRVYYSRRSQPPLLTQMVAAYYNATENDTFVKEILPLLEKEYHFWQYSRFVVLEPSDLPVNYYATDTNLPRPESYQEDYNTSRAISNETARSELFTNLASAAESGWDFSSRWLDTEGPMADQLASIRTTSVVPVELNAILCQNEATLAWFNNITGNYTGAYYYNEARQEREEIFDEMFWNETTGTWRDIDITTGQHLDGFYLSSVAPLVWGCGPSNTSRQLSTLRYLKDAGFLDYPGGIPTSTVDSGQQWDFPNAWPPLQWMFIYGLSQGSHESLKMAAKEAAQKWVNANWIGWKVNNTMYEKYDCEVPGAPGRGGEYIVQSGFGWTNGVILDLLSLYGSSLTAPPLNLTTTPVPTTAGNHDNDSNSAAWVAPIAILIPLMLLSVVCVIWGRWVYKRGKKRYWQRVQNEHLMAYGATEDSGGVGQGRSYSIGELYENKYFESEYEGANKSYTTKGDEDEDSKSVSKENSLVRHDETDSSTNNGTSTISAMTVTTVLQLEDSGILSNGTCTDNNSDSNKAETPQEEANGNIITTDGDEQSSQPKEETLSLTKEADSPQTHEPSPEKILVTDV
- the LOC136269196 gene encoding trehalase-like isoform X2, with the translated sequence MPLKFDPSTVLDNFSRLPTPPTDEQLRQFVAGNFNSTPDLVNWQPPDWVERPAFVDSIRDEQLRQWALNLTAIWPKLGRQLSPDVHANPQRHSLLPVPNPFIVAGGRFSEFYYWDSYWIVRGLLLCEMYDTARGMIENMATLIDQYGLVPNGGRVYYSRRSQPPLLTQMVAAYYNATENDTFVKEILPLLEKEYHFWQYSRFVVLEPSDLPVNYYATDTNLPRPESYQEDYNTSRAISNETARSELFTNLASAAESGWDFSSRWLDTEGPMADQLASIRTTSVVPVELNAILCQNEATLAWFNNITGNYTGAYYYNEARQEREEIFDEMFWNETTGTWRDIDITTGQHLDGFYLSSVAPLVWGCGPSNTSRQLSTLRYLKDAGFLDYPGGIPTSTVDSGQQWDFPNAWPPLQWMFIYGLSQGSHESLKMAAKEAAQKWVNANWIGWKVNNTMYEKYDCEVPGAPGRGGEYIVQSGFGWTNGVILDLLSLYGSSLTAPPLNLTTTPVPTTAGNHDNDSNSAAWVAPIAILIPLMLLSVVCVIWGRWVYKRGKKRYWQRVQNEHLMAYGATEDSGGVGQGRSYSIGDEDEDSKSVSKENSLVRHDETDSSTNNGTSTISAMTVTTVLQLEDSGILSNGTCTDNNSDSNKAETPQEEANGNIITTDGDEQSSQPKEETLSLTKEADSPQTHEPSPEKILVTDV